One genomic region from Myxocyprinus asiaticus isolate MX2 ecotype Aquarium Trade chromosome 27, UBuf_Myxa_2, whole genome shotgun sequence encodes:
- the LOC127417930 gene encoding P2X purinoceptor 3-like isoform X1: MAPIVLRFFTDFFVYETTKSVVVKSWSVGIINRVVQLLIILYFICWVFLHEKAYQVRDTGIESAVMTKVKGLGSYPSRVMDVADYVAPPQGSSAFSIITKLIVTDNQTQGRCPETDDTFTCTTDDDCMNITGSHLGNGIVTGTCLINNSSNITNTKGQCEIQGWCPAENDQVNVSVMEGVENFTIFIKNSVRFPLFNVTRGNFPSSINKSYITHCNHDPIHHPFCPIFKVGDILKLMNQNLSKIASKGGEIGINIGWKCDLDHSVDMCNPQYTFTRLDAVFEQSSVSKGYNFRFAKYFQSPGGTEYRKLHKAYAIRFEIIVSGNAGKFSAVPFLINLVAAFTSVGLASVFCDIILLNFLQGAEQYKAKKFEEVSSVQTVSEKKTLPGQPKVNQSDGKEL, from the exons ATGGCTCCCATAGTGTTGCGGTTTTTCACAGATTTCTTTGTCTATGAAACAACCAAATCAGTAGTGGTGAAGAGCTGGTCTGTTGGAATCATCAACCGCGTCGTCCAGCTGCTAATTATTCTGTACTTCATCTG TTGGGTGTTTCTGCATGAAAAGGCTTATCAGGTTCGGGACACAGGAATTGAGTCTGCGGTCATGACTAAAGTGAAGGGCTTGGGCAGCTATCCCAGTCGTGTGATGGATGTGGCAGACTATGTAGCTCCACCACAG GGCTCTTCAGCGTTCTCCATCATCACCAAATTGATCGTCACAGACAATCAGACGCAAGGACGATGCCCTGAG ACTGAtgatacatttacatgcactacTGATGATGACTGTATGAACATAACTGGCTCCCATTTAGGGAATG GTATTGTAACAGGCACCTGTTTAATCAATAATTCCTCTAATATAACAAATACTAAAGGACAGTGTGAAATTCAAGGATGGTGCCCTGCAGAAAACGATCAAGTTAATGT GTCTGTAATGGAGGGAGTTGAGAACTTTACGATCTTCATCAAGAACAGCGTTCGCTTCCCTCTATTTAATGTCACCAG GGGCAATTTCCCTTCCAGCATAAACAAGTCGTACATTACACACTGTAATCATGATCCAATACACCATCCATTCTGTCCAATCTTTAAAGTGGGAGATATCCTGAAACTCATGAATCAAAATCTCAGCAAAATTGCCAGCAAA GGAGGAGAGATTGGAATTAACATAGGCTGGAAGTGTGATCTGGACCATTCTGTGGACATGTGCAACCCCCAATACACCTTCACTCGCTTGGATGCTGTGTTTGAGCAGAGCAGTGTCTCCAAAGGATATAACTTCAG GTTTGCTAAATACTTCCAGTCGCCAGGTGGGACTGAGTATCGAAAACTTCATAAAGCCTATGCCATCCGCTTTGAGATAATCGTGTCTGGGAAT GCAGGAAAGTTTAGTGCTGTGCCATTTCTGATTAATCTTGTGGCAGCGTTCACTTCAGTGGGACTG GCATCGGTGTTCTGCGACATCATCCTTCTCAACTTCCTTCAAGGGGCAGAACAGTACAAAGCAAAGAAATTTGAGGAG GTATCAAGCGTTCAGACAGTCAGTGAAAAAAAGACTCTACCTGGGCAGCCAAAAGTCAACCAAAGCGATGGGAAAGAACTTTGA
- the LOC127417930 gene encoding P2X purinoceptor 3-like isoform X2 — MAPIVLRFFTDFFVYETTKSVVVKSWSVGIINRVVQLLIILYFICWVFLHEKAYQVRDTGIESAVMTKVKGLGSYPSRVMDVADYVAPPQGSSAFSIITKLIVTDNQTQGRCPETDDTFTCTTDDDCMNITGSHLGNGIVTGTCLINNSSNITNTKGQCEIQGWCPAENDQVNVSVMEGVENFTIFIKNSVRFPLFNVTRGNFPSSINKSYITHCNHDPIHHPFCPIFKVGDILKLMNQNLSKIASKGGEIGINIGWKCDLDHSVDMCNPQYTFTRLDAVFEQSSVSKGYNFRFAKYFQSPGGTEYRKLHKAYAIRFEIIVSGNAGKFSAVPFLINLVAAFTSVGLASVFCDIILLNFLQGAEQYKAKKFEEVPHVPVLNVYLTLDYSCIKRSDSQ, encoded by the exons ATGGCTCCCATAGTGTTGCGGTTTTTCACAGATTTCTTTGTCTATGAAACAACCAAATCAGTAGTGGTGAAGAGCTGGTCTGTTGGAATCATCAACCGCGTCGTCCAGCTGCTAATTATTCTGTACTTCATCTG TTGGGTGTTTCTGCATGAAAAGGCTTATCAGGTTCGGGACACAGGAATTGAGTCTGCGGTCATGACTAAAGTGAAGGGCTTGGGCAGCTATCCCAGTCGTGTGATGGATGTGGCAGACTATGTAGCTCCACCACAG GGCTCTTCAGCGTTCTCCATCATCACCAAATTGATCGTCACAGACAATCAGACGCAAGGACGATGCCCTGAG ACTGAtgatacatttacatgcactacTGATGATGACTGTATGAACATAACTGGCTCCCATTTAGGGAATG GTATTGTAACAGGCACCTGTTTAATCAATAATTCCTCTAATATAACAAATACTAAAGGACAGTGTGAAATTCAAGGATGGTGCCCTGCAGAAAACGATCAAGTTAATGT GTCTGTAATGGAGGGAGTTGAGAACTTTACGATCTTCATCAAGAACAGCGTTCGCTTCCCTCTATTTAATGTCACCAG GGGCAATTTCCCTTCCAGCATAAACAAGTCGTACATTACACACTGTAATCATGATCCAATACACCATCCATTCTGTCCAATCTTTAAAGTGGGAGATATCCTGAAACTCATGAATCAAAATCTCAGCAAAATTGCCAGCAAA GGAGGAGAGATTGGAATTAACATAGGCTGGAAGTGTGATCTGGACCATTCTGTGGACATGTGCAACCCCCAATACACCTTCACTCGCTTGGATGCTGTGTTTGAGCAGAGCAGTGTCTCCAAAGGATATAACTTCAG GTTTGCTAAATACTTCCAGTCGCCAGGTGGGACTGAGTATCGAAAACTTCATAAAGCCTATGCCATCCGCTTTGAGATAATCGTGTCTGGGAAT GCAGGAAAGTTTAGTGCTGTGCCATTTCTGATTAATCTTGTGGCAGCGTTCACTTCAGTGGGACTG GCATCGGTGTTCTGCGACATCATCCTTCTCAACTTCCTTCAAGGGGCAGAACAGTACAAAGCAAAGAAATTTGAGGAGGTGCCACATGTTCCAGTTCTTAATGTTTATCTGACTCTAGATTACTCAT GTATCAAGCGTTCAGACAGTCAGTGA